A section of the Flavobacterium ardleyense genome encodes:
- a CDS encoding peptidylprolyl isomerase, with the protein MAVLSKIRQRSLLLILVIGFCLLAFIVGDIFSSGGFNSQSKYVGSVNGKDINFETFRIKVSNVEKDGQGMSSTQASSRVWDQEIALAILENQFDELGIQVGQSHIVEVLKSDPNIGQNPMFLNEAKMFDLAKFQEFFKANPAQAQALVEREKDAELNAKFGMYNSMIRGGLFTTNNEAQLAYRLETDKVSFDYVAIPYSSIKESDAKVSDDEIVAYMKKNEKDYKAEKSKEIEYVVIEEKPSVEDDAEIKKRLDELMTSQVVYNNATKKNDTVAGFRNTNNIADFINSNSDVPFDSTFVAKKDLPAEQADKLFSVPTGEFYGPYKRGNYYVISKMLGRQAGASAKASHILISYEGTQVPAKKEVRTKEEAKAKAEMLLAQVKANPSSFTSVAMMNSDDSSANNGGDLGFFQPNQMVKPFNDYVFNNSIGSIGLVETDFGYHIIQVTDKEDAIKLATLALEIKPSEKTTDQIYTKAVKFEMDANDKDFATAAKNGGIAIMPAVTVGVMDENFGSLGAQRNIVRWAFEKGTKVGDVKRFEVANVGNVIARVKKVNDAGLMAVALARPSVEPIIMNEKKAEIITKKLTGSSLEEMAKANATAVQKAADLTLRTAMIPNSGPEPKVVGTAMAIGQGKMSKAIVGNSGVYVVKTTAVTKAETLKDVAPYVQQIKAQKAGDANRVLPALKGKADIEDNRAEFQY; encoded by the coding sequence ATGGCAGTTTTATCAAAAATTAGACAACGTTCTTTGCTTTTAATACTCGTTATTGGCTTCTGTTTGCTAGCATTTATTGTTGGTGACATCTTTAGTAGCGGAGGTTTTAATTCACAATCCAAATATGTTGGATCTGTTAATGGGAAAGATATTAATTTTGAAACTTTCAGAATTAAAGTAAGTAATGTTGAGAAAGATGGACAAGGAATGTCTTCTACTCAAGCATCTTCTAGAGTTTGGGATCAAGAAATTGCCCTAGCTATATTAGAAAATCAATTTGATGAGCTTGGTATTCAGGTAGGTCAAAGTCATATTGTTGAAGTATTGAAATCTGATCCAAATATCGGACAGAATCCAATGTTTTTGAATGAGGCTAAAATGTTTGATTTGGCAAAATTTCAAGAATTTTTCAAAGCGAATCCTGCACAAGCACAAGCCTTGGTAGAGCGTGAGAAAGATGCTGAGCTAAATGCGAAATTTGGTATGTATAATTCAATGATTCGTGGTGGATTATTTACTACCAACAATGAAGCACAGTTAGCGTATCGTTTAGAAACGGATAAAGTATCATTTGATTATGTTGCTATTCCTTATTCTTCGATCAAAGAAAGCGATGCCAAAGTCTCAGATGATGAGATTGTAGCATACATGAAGAAAAACGAGAAAGATTACAAAGCAGAAAAATCTAAAGAAATAGAATACGTTGTTATCGAAGAAAAGCCGTCAGTAGAAGATGATGCTGAAATTAAAAAGCGTTTGGATGAGTTAATGACTTCTCAAGTAGTTTACAATAATGCTACTAAGAAAAATGATACGGTTGCAGGATTTAGAAATACAAATAATATCGCTGACTTTATAAATTCAAATTCAGACGTTCCATTTGATTCGACGTTCGTAGCCAAAAAAGATTTGCCAGCAGAACAAGCAGATAAATTATTTTCTGTTCCTACAGGTGAATTTTACGGACCATATAAAAGAGGTAATTATTATGTGATTTCAAAAATGTTAGGAAGACAAGCTGGAGCAAGCGCAAAAGCAAGTCACATCTTGATTAGTTATGAAGGAACACAAGTTCCTGCCAAGAAAGAAGTTAGAACCAAAGAAGAAGCGAAAGCGAAAGCAGAAATGTTATTGGCTCAAGTAAAAGCTAATCCATCATCATTTACATCTGTTGCAATGATGAATTCTGATGATTCTTCTGCAAATAATGGTGGAGATTTAGGTTTCTTTCAACCAAATCAAATGGTGAAACCATTTAATGATTATGTTTTCAATAATAGTATTGGATCAATTGGTCTAGTAGAAACAGATTTTGGATACCACATTATTCAAGTTACGGACAAAGAAGATGCTATCAAATTGGCAACACTTGCTTTGGAGATTAAACCATCAGAAAAGACTACAGATCAAATTTATACAAAAGCTGTAAAATTTGAAATGGATGCTAACGATAAGGATTTTGCAACAGCAGCAAAAAATGGTGGAATTGCTATCATGCCAGCAGTAACTGTTGGAGTAATGGACGAAAATTTTGGTTCATTAGGTGCGCAACGAAATATTGTCAGATGGGCTTTCGAAAAAGGAACTAAGGTAGGTGACGTTAAAAGATTTGAAGTTGCAAATGTAGGAAACGTTATCGCGAGAGTAAAAAAGGTGAATGATGCAGGACTAATGGCTGTTGCTCTGGCACGCCCATCTGTGGAGCCAATTATTATGAATGAGAAAAAAGCTGAAATAATTACCAAAAAACTTACTGGATCTTCTCTTGAAGAAATGGCAAAAGCCAATGCAACTGCTGTGCAAAAGGCAGCAGATCTTACTTTAAGAACTGCAATGATTCCAAACTCTGGTCCAGAGCCTAAAGTTGTAGGTACCGCAATGGCAATTGGTCAAGGCAAGATGTCAAAAGCAATTGTTGGTAATTCAGGTGTGTACGTTGTAAAAACTACAGCTGTTACAAAAGCAGAAACTTTAAAAGATGTTGCTCCTTATGTACAGCAAATAAAAGCTCAAAAAGCAGGTGATGCCAACAGAGTTTTACCAGCCTTAAAAGGGAAAGCTGATATTGAAGATAATAGAGCAGAATTTCAATACTAG
- the lptC gene encoding LPS export ABC transporter periplasmic protein LptC, translating into MISKSHIFIILITLLALFAVSCDRSFKDVQNIGYSEFVPSGRAEDFNLKYTDSGKITSILVSPLMLDYATVSFPFTEFPDGMNITFFDKAGKKTFVKSDYAVTYKNTNLFDLQGNVNISTEDGQNLATSQLYYDQKNEWFFTEKKFKFTDPKGVSYGEGIDFSKDFKIINSQKISGEIDRAE; encoded by the coding sequence ATGATTTCCAAATCGCACATATTCATTATTCTAATTACACTTTTGGCACTGTTTGCTGTAAGTTGTGATCGGTCTTTTAAGGATGTTCAAAATATTGGATATTCAGAATTTGTTCCGAGTGGCCGAGCCGAAGATTTTAATTTAAAATATACCGATAGCGGAAAAATCACCTCAATATTAGTAAGTCCTTTGATGCTAGATTATGCCACAGTGTCATTTCCATTTACCGAATTTCCCGATGGAATGAACATTACATTTTTTGATAAAGCAGGAAAAAAGACGTTTGTCAAATCGGATTATGCAGTAACATACAAAAACACAAATTTATTTGATTTACAGGGAAATGTGAATATTTCGACCGAAGATGGTCAAAATCTCGCAACCTCTCAATTGTATTACGACCAAAAAAACGAATGGTTTTTTACCGAAAAAAAGTTTAAGTTTACCGACCCAAAAGGGGTGTCTTACGGTGAAGGAATTGACTTTAGTAAAGACTTTAAAATTATAAATTCTCAAAAAATTTCAGGCGAAATAGATCGTGCTGAATAA